One genomic region from Mangifera indica cultivar Alphonso chromosome 17, CATAS_Mindica_2.1, whole genome shotgun sequence encodes:
- the LOC123201074 gene encoding GDP-fucose transporter 1-like, which translates to MSSIRFDASKQLYTTSSLVVGYALCSSLLAVINKYAITKFNYPGLLTALQYLTSALGVWVLGKFGFLHHDPFTFDIAKKFLPAASVFYLAIFTNTNLLRHANVDTFIVFRSLTPLLVAIADTAFRRQPWPSKLTFCSLLVILSGAVGYVATDSAFTLTAYSWAFAYLVTITTEMVYIKHMVTNLGLNTWGFVLYNNLLSLMLSPVFWFLTGEYGDVFAALAASTGGWFDNETFFAVALSCVFGLLISFFGFAARKAVSATAFTVTGVVNKFLTVVINVLIWDKHASPFGLVCLLFTVAGGVLYQQSVTGSVSGPSQRDQTISKPINNETVADDFVENDQGRSIPGKHTSV; encoded by the coding sequence ATGTCTTCGATTCGATTTGATGCAAGCAAACAATTGTATACGACGAGCAGTCTTGTAGTTGGTTATGCTCTGTGCTCTAGCTTGCTTGCTGTGATAAACAAGTACGCCATAACCAAATTCAACTACCCGGGTCTTTTAACCGCCTTGCAATATTTGACCTCTGCtttgggtgtttgggttttggGCAAGTTTGGCTTTTTACATCACGATCCCTTCACTTTTGATATTGCCAAGAAGTTTTTACCTGCTGCAAGTGTTTTTTATCTTGCCATATTTACAAACACTAATCTTTTGCGGCATGCCAATGTTGATACGTTTATAGTGTTTAGATCATTGACACCACTTTTGGTTGCGATAGCTGATACAGCATTTAGAAGGCAACCTTGGCCATCAAAGCTTACATTTTGTTCACTGTTGGTTATTTTGAGTGGTGCTGTTGGGTATGTGGCCACGGATTCCGCTTTCACTTTGACTGCCTATTCGTGGGCGTTTGCTTATTTGGTGACAATTACTACAGAGATGGTCTATATTAAGCATATGGTCACCAATCTTGGATTGAACACTTGGGGTTTTGTGTTGTACAACAATTTACTATCATTGATGTTGTCACCTGTGTTTTGGTTTTTAACGGGGGAGTATGGTGATGTGTTTGCTGCTCTGGCTGCTAGCACTGGTGGTTGGTTTGACAATGAAACTTTTTTCGCGGTTGCTTTGTCATGTGTGTTTGGTTTGCTTATTAGTTTTTTTGGATTTGCGGCAAGGAAGGCAGTATCTGCAACAGCATTTACAGTGACTGGTGTGGTTAATAAATTCCTTACAGTTGTTATCAATGTGCTGATTTGGGATAAGCATGCCAGTccttttggtttggtttgtctCCTCTTCACAGTTGCTGGAGGTGTTCTTTACCAGCAGTCAGTTACTGGATCTGTCAGTGGTCCATCACAACGCGATCAAACCATATCTAAGCCAATCAATAATGAAACTGTTGCTGATGATTTTGTTGAGAATGATCAAGGGAGGAGCATACCTGGCAAACATACTTCTGTATGA